The Isorropodon fossajaponicum endosymbiont JTNG4 genome segment ACGTTTTAAAATTAATACACCTAAGAATTTGATAAAATACATTGCTAAAAAAGGCTCTGTTTGTATTAATGGCGTGAGTTTAACAGTTAATGATATTAACGATTGCGTGTTTAATACTAACATTGTGCCACACACGCTAAAAGCCACAACATTGGGCGAATTAAAAATAAACAGTGAGGTTAACCTTGAAGTTGATATTATCGCTAGACACCTTGAACAATTATTACATCATTAAAAATTAGTTATGAAATCCAGTATTGAAGAAATTTTAAAAGACTACAGCCAAGGCAAAATGATTATCCTAATGGATGATGAAGACCGTGAAAACGAAGGCGATTTAATCATCCCTGCTGCAACTGCTACCAAAGAAGATATTAATTTTATGGCGACTCATGGACGTGGTTTGATTTGCCTAACCTTAACACAAGAACGCTGTAAACAGCTTAATTTACCACTCATGGTGGCGCAAAATAACGATGCAAATAGTACTAACTTTACCGTTTCAATTGAGGCGGTAGAAGGGGTAACCACAGGCATTTCAGCAGCAGACAGAGCCAAAACAATACTTGATGCAGTGGCAAAAGACGCCAAACCTGCTGATATTGTACAACCAGGGCATATTTTCCCACTCATGGCACAACCAGGTGGGGTTTTAATCCGAGCAGGGCACACAGAAGCAGGGTGCGATTTAGCACGTCTTGCAGGGTTTGAACCAGCCAGTGTGATTGTTGAAATCCTCAATGAGGACGGCTCAATGGCGCGACGCGACGATTTAGAAATCTTTGCCAAAAAACACAATATCAAATTAGGCACGATTGAAGATTTAATCTCCTATCGAGTTGAGAATGAAAAAACCATCGAACGTATTAACGAGCGTGAGTTTAAAACCGAGTTTGCCACTTTTAGACTCATCTCATTTCTTGACAGTATTCACAATGAAATGCACCTAGCTTTGGTTAAAGGCGAAATTAGCAGCAACACTGATACGTGCGTGCGTGTACACATGGAAGATACTTTTAAGGATGTGTTACGAGAAAAGTCAAACAGTTTTGGTGTTAACGTTGCATTAAAGCATATTGCCAAGTCAGATAGTGGCGTTTTGTTGCTACTTAGAATGCAAACTGACCAAAGCATTCTAGAAAATATTGACAACGTTAATGGCAATGCTCATGATGACATCAAAACCTATGGTGTTGGTGCGCAAATCTTATCTGACCTTGGTGTTAAACGAATGAGGATTTTAGGCAGTCCTAGAAAGCTTTATGGCTTAAAAGGCTTTGGTTTAGAAGTAACCGAATACGTAGACACCAACAAATAAAAGAACAATAATGGAATTTAAATTTGATAAAAACGACAATGGCGATTTTCTCGCAAAGAAAAAAGTTGCGATTATCGTGGGTTATTTTTACCAAGACATTGGCGACAAGCTATTATCAGCAGCACAAGAAACCTTAGCCAAATATGGCATCAATACTAATAATGTCAATGTGTTTTATGTCCCTGGTGCATTTGAAATCCCACTATTGGCTAAAAAATTAGCAAGCCAGCAACTAAATGGCAAAAATCTATATGATGGTATCGTGGCTTTAGGTGCAGTTATTAATGGTGAAACCCCTCATTTTGAGTTTATTTGTAACGAATGCGCTCGTGGCGTGGCAGATGTTTCTTATCAATATGAAATCCCCACTGTTTTTGGTGTACTCACCACAAACAACATGGAACAAACCATCGGTAGGGTGGGTGGCTATAAAGGCAATAAAGGCGAAGAAGCAACCATGGCAATGATTGAAATGCTCTATTTAATGCAACAAGCAGACACTCAAACTTTCTAACCATGACCTTTAAAACCCCAAAGCAACGCTCCCGTGAACGTGTGGTACAAGCGCTATACCAATATCTAGTATCAGGTGGCGAAGTATTACAAATTGAACAACAATTTTTAAACCAAAAACAAGGTAAAATCTCAAAAGTCTTCTTTTCAAATTTATTCATCAATATCCTTAAAAACAGATCTTTACTAGATGAGATTATCGCACCTACCATTAGCCGAGAAACTGATGAACTGGGCTCTGTTGAACACGCTATTTTGTATCTAGGCACTTATGAGCTTAAATTTAGCCCAGAAGTGCCCTATAAAGTCGTAATTAATGAATCACTTGAGCTGGCAAAATTATACGGTGCAGAAGGTGCGTATAAACTTATTAACGTTTCATTGGACAAACTAGCTCAAACACTTAGAAAAGTTGAGTTGGACAGTTAACACCTAATAACCTAGAATAGGCGCAACAGCACACTTGCTAGATATTAATATCTACACTTTTTTATCTTTTTGATATATCCATAAATCCTGAGTAAGTCACACCTGAAAGCAAGGCCATTTTTTGATGCCAAGTGGCTAAATCATTTTTGTTAAACTTGCTTAAATCGTTATGTCTACAGGCGCGCGCCATAACTTGCATCAATTCAGTAGAGGCATTAAAAAAATTATACAATTGTGTTGAGGCTGTTTTAATATTGAGTTTTTGACGCAGGTCTGGTTTTTGTGTAGCAATACCTGCCGGGCAATTATTAGTATTACACATTCTTGCACCAGCACAACCAATTGTTTGCATGGCACTATTAGAAATAGTGCAATACCATCAAAGCCTTAACAAAATCAATAGGGACACGTAGTCCCGCCCGTAATAATTAAAGTAACGCGACCACCGGCACCTTGCTTATCAAGATAATGGCGTGCACGCGCCAGTGCAGGAATTGTGGGGACACTAATATGGTCTCTAAATATTTCAGGTGCTGCGCCAGTGCCACCACCACGGCCATCTAATATAATGTAGTCAGCACTTGCATCTAATGCAAATTGAATGTCTTGTTCAATATGATTGGCACTAAGCTTAAAACCACATCAGTTATCTCTCTTACTCTATCAGCAAAGCGCTTAAAATCCAATGCTGATGAAAGTTCTTTAAATGTTGGTGGAGAAATAGCAGGCTGACCTTCTAGCATGCCTCGAACTTGCGATATTTTGCCTTGGTTTTTATTACCCAGGAAGATGACCACCAGTACCCGTTTTTGCACCTTGCCCACCAGTAAAATGAAAACTGCAATAGTCTAATTTTATTGGACACAAAGATAGCCTTATAATACAAACCATAAGGAGGTCAGTAATGACACAATATAAATCAAGAAAACAACGAGTGACTTTTACCGTTGAACATTCTGTTCAATACCCCCTTGAGGGGGGAACACTAGATTATGCCAAACTCATGGTGCATGAGAATTACACCAATAAAAAAAATCATGATAATATCAGGAGCTTGCTCCTCAGCAGTTAGCAGATGGAGAAAACAATACCTAGCAGAGCTTGGTGGACAAACACCAGAGTCAGGCAAAGCGCTGACTTCTGAACAACAAACAATACAACTGCTTGAGAAACAACTTTGGCGCGCACAAAGGGACAATGAAATCTTAAAAAAGGCAACAGCCTTGTTCGCTGTGGACAATCACCAAGTGATATGATTATCAAGATAAACAAGGCTTGCCAACAATACAATACTAAAGAATTATGAGCATTACTCAAACTTCCTCACAGTAGTTATTACTATCAAGTCAAAGATAAGCGAGTAAACAACAACACCAACGCTATGATTAAATTAATCAAACAAACTGCTATTGAAGTTGGATACACCTATGGCAAACGCAGAATGCGAGTAGTTTTGAATAACCAAGGTTATAACATTGGTATTTACCAAACTGCAACGCTAATGAAAAAAGCCAATGTAGTTGCCATACGCCCAAGAAAGCGTCATTATTACCCTAATACTAGATTGATGTTTAAAAAGGCAAAAAACCTATTAAATCGTGTGTTTGAGCAGCAATCAATTAATACGCATTGGGTTGGTGATATTACCTATATCAAAACCTATCAAGGTGGGAGTTATTTAGCCAGTGTGTTGGATTTAGGCTCAAGACAAGTTGTTGGTTGGGCATTGTCAAAACAGCCTAATGCTCAGTTGGCAAAGGATGCGCTTAGTAATGCTGTGTCTAGACACCAGCCCAATACAAATAAACACATGTTTCACTCTGATCAAGGGACTCAATACTCTTCTAAAGTTTTTATTGATTATTGCAACAAGAACAACATTACTCAAAGCATGAGCAGGCGAGGTAATTGTTGGGATAATGCGGTCATGGAGCGTTTCTTTAGAAGTCTGAAGACTGAGAGATTAAATTATCAAAGTTTTGCAAATCATAGTGAAGTCGTGCAAAATGTAGAGGGTTATATCTACTTGTATAATTACAAAAGGATTCATTCAGCGATTGGGTATTTAACACCTGCTCAAAAGATGGCTGAATTGAAAAAAGCGGCTTGAAATGTGTCCAAGTAGGTTAGAGCATTGCACACTCACCGAAACCTATGCCAAACTTGCCAAACAGCAAACCGATATGCTTGGTAAAGTTATGAATGAGTTAGAAGTTCAAAGAACCGCCTAAAGTGAGTTACAAACTGCTCTTGACAACCGTCTTAACGACACCACTCAAGTCAACCGAGCTTTGATGCTAATGCTAAGCCCAAAGGTATTCTGTATGGCAATGGTATTTTAACCAGAACTGAACTTAGCCCCCCACAACCGTGCCATCACTTCAATCAAAATCGGCAAAGGCTCTGAACTCATTAGCGACATCAACTATACTTATGATGAATATAACAACGTCAGCACCATGAGCAATGCCATTACCAATGAGGATTATACTTATCAATAGACACCCAAGACAGAGTCACAAACTGGTTTTATAGCAACGACAGCCTTAACACCCAAAAAGACTGTCATTACAACACAAGTAACAACCTAAGCTATAAAACCACCACTGGCAATATAGTCTATAACGATGCCAATCAACTCATTAGCCGTATGGATGACAACAACAACCTGTATCAATACTTCTATGACGCCAACGGCAACCAAACGCACAACCAATGCCAGAGACATTGAATACACCGCTTTTAGCAAAACCAAAAAGTTAATGACACAAACAGCAAACAGCACCCAAACCAATGAAATCACTTATGACGCTAACAACAACCGCATCATCCAAAAAGCTTACTATGATACGAGTACTAGCACCAACCCAAGTAAGGTAACGTACCACATTAACAAAGGCTATGAGTTAATTCAAACCACAGATGAGCACAGCAATCAAATCACCATCCACAGACATCATTTGTATGCAGACGGTAAGAGGTCGTTGTTACTTATGATAAAACAATCGTTAACGGCAAAAAAGCCGTAGACCAAGCAGGCTATCTGCACACCTGATGCGCTAGGCAACATAACCGCAGTTACAGACAATGATGGCAACCTCAAACTCTTCAGACAATCAGAAGCCTTCACCCCATTTGGTGAACACATCACCCAAGGATTGAGCCCAAGCACTAGTACAGGACACTTTTAAAAGAGTGACCTTAGAGGTACAAAAAAATAACTATCGCCTTAACTAAAACAACGATTCACCATAACTATCTTGATAGCGATTTTCAATATCAGCCATGTCAAACTCATGGTTTTGCGTACCTAGATACGTCACCTTAATAGCGCCCAATAGTCCTGCTAATTGGCCAATCGTTTTCCAATCCATATCATGCATTAAGCCATACAACAACCCAGCACGATAAGCATCACCACAACCTGTAGGATCTTGCTCAATACCTGCCTTAACAGGGGCAATATTGATTAATTTGCCATCGGTATGAATTTCTGAACCATCGCTACCTTTGGTAATAATCAAAGCATCAACTTTGGCAGCGATGGTTGACAAGTCTAGCCCAGTTTTAGCTTGTAACATTTGTGATTCATAGTCATTGACTGCTATATAAGTAGCTTGCTCAATAAAGTTAACTAACTCTTCGCCTGAAAACATTGGTATACCCTGACCTGGATCAAAAATAAATGGAATTTTTAATTGTTTAAATTGTGTCGCATGCTCAATCATGCCAACACGTCCATCAGGAGACACGATGCCAATATCAACCGCACTGGCATCAGATACCTTATTTTGATGCGATTGATCCATCGCACCAGGATGAAAAGCAGTAATTTGATTATCACTCATATCAGTGGTGATAAATGCTTGCCCTGTATATTGATCTTTGAGAATTTTGATATATGATGTGTTCATATGATGCTTTTCCATCCACGCTAAATAGGGCGTGAAATCACTGCCTACTGTTGCCATTGGCACTGAATTGGCACCCAATAAATGCAAATTATAAGCAATGTTGCCAGCACAACCACCAAACTCTTTGCGCATGGTTGGTACTAAAAATGACACATTGAGCATATGCACCTTGTCGGGCAAAATGTGGTTTTTAAAATGGTCATGAAACACCATGATGCTATCAAAAGCGTACGAACCACAAATTAATGCTGTTTTTTTCATTTTATTTTTAATAAAAGGTGAGTGTCTTTGTCCAGACTTAGCTTGCTTATTAAAAATAAAATATCCTATCTTAATTCTTTTGGTACTGGAAAGTGAATATTCTCCTTCGCACCATTCACCTCAATAACTTTAGTAACGCCCTTATCACGCAAATAATGAATGACCTCTTGAACCAAAACTTCTGGTGCTGAAGCGCCTGCGGTGACACCTATTGTGTCCACACCTTTAAGCCACAACTCGTCAATTTCATCAGCGTTATCAATTAGATAGGCGGGAATGCCCATTTTTTCCGCAGTTTCTCTAAGACGATTTGAATTAGATGAATTGCTAGAACCTAATACCAACAATACATCAGAAGATTGCATCAAAATTTTAACGCCATCTTGGCGATTTTGTGTAGCATAGCAAATATCATCTTTTTTAGGTGCATCAATAGTGGGAAATTTTGATTTTAAATAATCCACAATATATTGAGTGTCGTCAATCGACAATGTGGTTTGTGTTGTATAAGAAATAGGGGTGTTTTTTGATAAATTCAAGCGTTCAACATCCTCAATTGTTTCCACTAATTGAACATGCCCACCCTCATTAGACTGCCCTAACGTGCCTTCAACCTCTGGATGCCCTTTATGGCCAATTAAAATAACTTGATGATTTTGTTTTTGTTTCCTGGTCACTTCTTTATGCACCTTAGTCACCAAAGGACAAGTGGCATCATAAATAGTTGCGTCTATATCCTGAGTCTGCTTACGTACTGCCATTGACACGCCATGTGCACTAAAAATAACCACTTGGTCATTAGGCACACCAGCAATATCTTCAACAAAAACAGCACCTTTAGCCTTTAGCCCATCAACTACAAATTTATTATGCACTACTTCATGACGAACATAGACAGGTGCACCATGCAATTTTAATGCACGCTCCACAATTTCAATTGCACGGTCAACACCAGCACAGAAGCCACGTGGATTTGCCAATAAAACTTTCACTGTTTTTGAAGGATCTTTACCTGAAAAGAGACATCGCTACCTGCCAGTGGGTGATTAAAATTAACGGTAATATCATCTCCCTTGATTTTATCAATACAACCCACGTAAGAATCCCCTATAGGTGTTTTAAACTCAACAACGGCATCTAACTCAATTGCTATGGTTTGTGGAAAATCTGAACGCTTCATAATTTGAAAGGCTTCTTCTGTTTCATTTCCAAATGCCTCTGACGTACTTAAAAGAAAGGCTTGCAATTGACCCACTTGAGCATCAATAATGCAGGACTCTAAGCACGAATCTAGCTGACCATCCCCCAATTCAAACTCAAGTGGCTCATCCCAAGACTCATCAACCAAAGCACCATTTACATGGCTAAGCTTGTAGAGGATTTTGTATTTAGCCATTATTAAAGGTCATGGCACTTAATATCTTATGTACTTGAGTGCGCAACTCAGACCGGTGCACAATCATATCAATCGCACCTTTTTCTAACAAAAACTCACTACGCTGAAAACCTTCTGGTAATGATTCTCGCACGGTTTGTTCAACCACTCTAGGGCCAGCAAAACCAATCAACGCATTTGGCTCAGCAATATGAACATCGCCTAACATGGCAAAACTAGCAGAAACACCGCCCATGGTTGGGTCGGTTAAAATCGAAATAAAAGGTACTTTTTTATCACTCAGCAACTTAATCATTAAAGCTGTTTTGCTCATTTGCATCAGTGAGAACAAACCTTCTTGCATGCGCGCACCCCCTGAGGCTGAAAAGCAAATCAGTGGTGCGTTGGTTTCAATGCTTATTTTTGCAGCGCGAACAAACTTCTCGCCAACTACAGAACCCATAGAGCCGCCCATAAATTTAAATTCAAAAGCGGCAATCACGACTTTTATGCCGTTAAGCGTGCCTGTTTTAACCACAAGTGCATCTTTTTCATGGGTGGTTTTTTGTGCTTGTAAACAACGGTCTTTGTATTTTTTTTGGTCTTTAAATTTTAAAGGGTCAACTGAGTTCAAATCAGCAGCAATTTCTTCTTGCCCCTGCTTGTCTAAAAAACCATCAATACGTGCCCTAGCAGTAAGGCGCATGTGATAATCACACTTAGGACAAACATAATTCAACGTCTTTAACTCTTCTGAATAAAGCGTGGTTTCACACTTAGGGCACTTACTCCATAAACCTTCTGGAATATTTTTCTTTGCTACACTGGTAATAGAGGGTAAGATTTTTTCTAACCAACTCATACGCTTTTCCCTTATTTTAATTATTTAATTGCAGTAGAAATTTCATCTGCCAAGTGCCCAACACTTGCTAACATTTTATCCCTATCATTTGCATATTGTTCAATAAATGCAACCAGTGATGAGCCTACAATAACTGCATCTGCATACTCAGACACTGCCTTTGCACTTTTAGCATCTTTAATACCAAAACCCACCCCAATAGGTAAATCAACCATTTGACGAATTCTTAAAAGATGCGTTTTAACCAAATCAACATCCAAATGCCCCGCACCCGTTACCCCTTTAAGGGCGACAAAATAAATAAAACCTGAAGCAATGGTGGCTAAAAATACTAAGCGCTCATCCGTTGTTGTTGGTGCAACCAAAAAGATAAAGTCAATGTTAACATCATCAAGGCTTTGCTTTAAATCATGCGCCTCTTCCGGTGGCATGTCTACCACTAACACACCATCAACACCGCTTTCACTAGCAGCATTAGCAAAGGCCTGATAGCCAAAAACCTCAATCGGATTAAGATAGCCCATTAGCACAATGGCGGTTGTATCGTTGCCTTGTCTAAACTTTTCAACTAGACTTAGCACGTCACGTAAACTCACCCCATCTGCCACCGCTCGTTCATACGACTTAGCAATGGTAGGACCATCAGCCATCGGATCTGAAAACGGCACACCCAACTCAATCACATCTGCACCATTTTTGACCAAAACTTGCATCAATTCAAGGGTATTATCAAGCCCGTTATCCCCTGCAGTGATAAAGGGTATAAATGCTTTTTTACCAACAGTAAGTTGGGTAAAAATTGTACTTAATCTTGACATTATGCGTTATCTTTTGCTAAATTCATGCACAGCATCTACCAGAACTTTCATGTGCTCAGGATTGACATCAGGAGAGATACCATGACCTAGGTTAAATACGTGGCCTGTATCACCTTGAAATTGTGATAAGATTTTTTTAACTTCTTTACGTATTTTTTCAGGTGATGCGTATAAAACACAAGGATCTAAATTACCCTGAAGTGCCACCTTAGTGCCAATACGCTGTTGTGCATTATTTAACTCCACTGTCCAGTCCAATGCCACACCATCACAACCACTGTTTGCAATCTGCTCTAGCCACATGGCACCACCTTTAGTAAACAAGGTGACTGGAATGGTTTTACCGTTAAATTCACGCTTGATGCCATTAACGATTTTGGTCATATATTGAAGTGAAAAATCTTCATAGCTTTGTTTATTCAACAAACCACCCCAAGTATCAAAAATCATCACCGAATCCGCACCTGCTTGAATTTGACCATTCAAATAATCAATTATTGTGTCTACTAATTTGTCTAATAATTGGTGCATGTGTACGGGGTTTTCATACATCAGCCCTTTAACTTTGGCAAAGTTCTTGCTTGAACCACCTTCAACCATATACGTGGCTAATGTCCATGGGCTACCTGTAAAGCCAATTAATGGCACCTTGTTATTTAAATCTTTCTTAATCACTGATACGGCGTCAGTGACATAAGACAACTCATTACCCACATCGGGCTTTTTTAATTGCTCAATGGAGGCTAATGTATTAAGTGGTTTTGAAAATTTAGGACCTTCGTCTTCTGAAAAATACAAGCCCAAATCCATTGCATCAGGAATGGTTAAAATATCTGAGAACAAAATGGCTGCATCTAAATCAAAACGATTAATGGGCTGCATGGTGACTTCACATGCCAGTTCAGGTGATTTACACAGGGTTAAGAAATCACCTGCTTTTGCACGCGTTGCTCGATATTCTGGTAAATAACGACCTGCTTGGCGCATCACCCAAATAGGTGTGCGTGAGGTGGGTTTTTTCAATAAGGCATTAATATAATTAAATGACATGGGCTTTTAATATAAAAAGTAATCATTATAATTATAATGATTTTGTTCGTATATCTTTACCAATCAGGCATAAAAAAGCCGCTAACGCTAAAGTGGCTTTTTTTATTGAATTTTGTACCCTTACCTCTTAAAATTGGCATAACGTGATTTAAACCTCTCAACACGACCAGCACTGTCCATAATCTTTTGTTTGCCTGTATAAAAAGGATGGCAACTAGAACATACATCTAAGTGCAATTCTTCTTTGTCAACGGTTGAGCGTGTTTCAAAGGTATTGCCACATGAGCAAACTACTTTAACGTCATTGTAATTAGGATGAATACCTGTTTTCATGTTATCTGGATTTATTATAAAATCGTAAAAGAGGATAAATTATATACTATTTGATACTTATGCGTATGCTGTTTTTACTTGTTTCTTAGACGCGCAGCATTGCCAATCACAATTAATGAACTAATCGGCATAACAATGGCTGCAAATAGTGGTGTAACCTTTGCCATCATCGCCAGTGGCACCATAAAAGCATTGTATAGTAGCGCAAAAGTGATATTTTGTTTAATGGTGCTGTTGGTATGCTTTGCTAAATTAATCAGCTCAATAATTGGACTAAGCGTGGATTTTAAAATAACCAAATCTGCACTATTAACCGACACATCACTGCCTGAGCCAATCGCAATACTGGTATCAGCTTGCACCAAGGCAGGTGCATCATTCACACCATCGCCCACCATAAGCACTGTATGGTTTTGCTGTAATTGTTTTATATAATCAGCCTTATCTTTTGGCAAAGCATGCGCAATTACATGTTCAATCCCCAGTTTTGAGGCAACCGTTTGGGTGACTACTTCACTATCACCACTTAATATGCTCACTTGCTTACCCATGGATTTAAGCCGATCAACAACCTTAGTAGCATCTAATTTAATTTGATCTTTTAAAGCAATAAAACCCAGCACACTAGATTTGTTAGCACACCAAATACAGCTCGCACCTTGTTGCTCTAATAGCCTGGATTTATTTAACAAATCAGCATCCACTTGATGCTTGATATCCACATAAGACAAATGACCAATTTTATAACTTTGCTGATTAATAACACCACGCACACCTTGACCATGGTCAGCATAAAACCCACTCACTTCTAAAGCGCTATTGGCCATATCAGCGCCAACAATTGCTTTAGCCAAAGGATGTTCAGAATGCCTTTCAATGCTAGCCATGATATTGATAAAATTGGTTTTATCAATCAAGGCTTCAATATGGCTGATGCTAAATTCGCCTTTGGTGAGTGTGCCAGTTTTATCAAAAACCACCCAGTCTACTTTGTCTAGCACTTCAAGTGCATCACTGTTTTTGATGAGTATTTTTTTCTTAATTGCTGCGCCACTTGCAACTGCAATACTCATGGGCGTGGCTAACCCAAATGCACAAGGACAAGTAATAATCAGCACGCTGGTAGCACTTAGCAATGCCCAATCAAAACCATATGGATACCAATAAATAAAAGTCGCTATTGCCAAAAAAATGGTCGTACCAACAAAATAGGGAATAATCTTATCAAGTGTGCAAATAATTGAGTTTTTGTTGTATTGCGTATTCTCAACTAAGCTAACAATTTGCCCTAAAGCCGAATTCTTTAAGGTTTTTGTCACTTTAATCATAAGACTACCACTGGTATTAACCGAGCCAGCAAATACCTCATCACCAGATTGCTTCCTAACCAATAAAGACTCTCCTGTTAATAGCGATTCATCCACTTCACTATCGCCTGATAAAACAATACCGTCCACTGCTAAACGTTCTGCAGGCCTAATCAACACAGTCCCACCTATTTTAATCGCACCTACTGGTGTAATTTTTTCCTCGCCTTTGCTAACCACATAGGCAACTTTAGGTTGCAACTGCTGCAAAGCACTAGAGGCTGATAGCGTGGATTTTTTGGCTGAGCTTTCAAGATAACGACCAATTAAAATCACAAAGATAAAATTAACCACCGTATCAAAATACACCTCATTTTTAGTAGACAACCCCAATAGCACATACACAGAATAAAAATACGTACTCAATGCGCCAATACTAATCGACACATCCATATTCATAAAACGGTTTTTAAGCCCAAAATAAGCATTTTTAAGAAACGGCATGCCCGCATAAAATAAAGTAGGCGTGGCCAATGCAAAACCCAGCCACTGAAAATAATGATGATATTCCCCATCTGCTGCACCTGTGTACATGGCAACTGAAATCCATAATAAATTCATCATTGTAAATGCGCTAAAACTAATACGATAAAGCATGGCTTTATTGGCTTTATTGGCAATAAACTCAGCCATATTCTGCTCGTACGGCATGGCTGCATATCCAAGATCTGCTAATCTTTTCATAATGACAGACAGTTGAATATCAGCATCAGTCCAACTAAGACGAATGCGCTTATCAGTCAAACTGACTCGCACCCAAACAACCCCATCAAGTGCGCCAATTGCTCTTTCAATCAGCCACACACAAGCAGCACAATGAATGGTATCGCTAATTAGGGTGATGGTTTTAGCCCCCTCATCAGCAGGCTCTAAAAAAGGCTGCTGAAAAGCATCTGCATCATAAAATTCTATTGGATATTCCAAATCAACAGCAGGCAGCAATGAATTGGTTTGTTGATGATAAAAAGAACCCAACCCACTCAAATAAATGGTTTGACACACGCTTGCACAACCAACACAACAAAAGTCTTTGTACTCACCTTCAATCGATGCTTGGACTTTATTATGACTCGTCACTTCTAATCCACAGTGATAACAGGCATTGCTCATAGTGGTTGATTTTATTGTATTTATGCCTCTAAGCGTTTACAATATCAACCCAGACTACTTATTAACTTGATACAATTTATGCAACACATAAAAACAACGATTTTTTAATAATGACTAGTCACGCCTCTTGCTTTTTAAACAAACATTTATATTCTGCACTTTTCAGACGTATAAATCACATGTTGCACCTATCATTGTGAATAAATTTTCCATAAAACTTGTCACACTACTTGGTTTGTTATTAGTGAGCGCCCAGAGTATCTCTGAATCGCCAATTCGCCTTTATAAACAATACCTATTGTGCAACACATAAAAACAACGATTTTTTAATAATGACTAGTCACGCCTCTTGCTTTTTAAACAAACATTTATATTCTGCACTTTTCAGACGTATAAATCACATGTTGCACCTATCATTGTGAATAAATTTTCCATAAAACTTGTCACACTACTTGGTTTGTTATTAGTGAGCGCCCAGAGTATCTCTGAATCGCCAATTCGCCTTTATAAACAATACCTAATTGGCACACCAAAAGTATATTTACAAAAGGTACACCCATTAGAAGATTGCTCTGCCAAATACGA includes the following:
- a CDS encoding carbohydrate kinase family protein — translated: MKKTALICGSYAFDSIMVFHDHFKNHILPDKVHMLNVSFLVPTMRKEFGGCAGNIAYNLHLLGANSVPMATVGSDFTPYLAWMEKHHMNTSYIKILKDQYTGQAFITTDMSDNQITAFHPGAMDQSHQNKVSDASAVDIGIVSPDGRVGMIEHATQFKQLKIPFIFDPGQGIPMFSGEELVNFIEQATYIAVNDYESQMLQAKTGLDLSTIAAKVDALIITKGSDGSEIHTDGKLINIAPVKAGIEQDPTGCGDAYRAGLLYGLMHDMDWKTIGQLAGLLGAIKVTYLGTQNHEFDMADIENRYQDSYGESLF
- a CDS encoding FKBP-type peptidyl-prolyl cis-trans isomerase codes for the protein MAKYKILYKLSHVNGALVDESWDEPLEFELGDGQLDSCLESCIIDAQVGQLQAFLLSTSEAFGNETEEAFQIMKRSDFPQTIAIELDAVVEFKTPIGDSYVGCIDKIKGDDITVNFNHPLAGSDVSFQVKILQKQ
- the ribH gene encoding 6,7-dimethyl-8-ribityllumazine synthase, encoding MEFKFDKNDNGDFLAKKKVAIIVGYFYQDIGDKLLSAAQETLAKYGINTNNVNVFYVPGAFEIPLLAKKLASQQLNGKNLYDGIVALGAVINGETPHFEFICNECARGVADVSYQYEIPTVFGVLTTNNMEQTIGRVGGYKGNKGEEATMAMIEMLYLMQQADTQTF
- the accD gene encoding acetyl-CoA carboxylase, carboxyltransferase subunit beta → MSWLEKILPSITSVAKKNIPEGLWSKCPKCETTLYSEELKTLNYVCPKCDYHMRLTARARIDGFLDKQGQEEIAADLNSVDPLKFKDQKKYKDRCLQAQKTTHEKDALVVKTGTLNGIKVVIAAFEFKFMGGSMGSVVGEKFVRAAKISIETNAPLICFSASGGARMQEGLFSLMQMSKTALMIKLLSDKKVPFISILTDPTMGGVSASFAMLGDVHIAEPNALIGFAGPRVVEQTVRESLPEGFQRSEFLLEKGAIDMIVHRSELRTQVHKILSAMTFNNG
- the ribBA gene encoding bifunctional 3,4-dihydroxy-2-butanone-4-phosphate synthase/GTP cyclohydrolase II, with translation MKSSIEEILKDYSQGKMIILMDDEDRENEGDLIIPAATATKEDINFMATHGRGLICLTLTQERCKQLNLPLMVAQNNDANSTNFTVSIEAVEGVTTGISAADRAKTILDAVAKDAKPADIVQPGHIFPLMAQPGGVLIRAGHTEAGCDLARLAGFEPASVIVEILNEDGSMARRDDLEIFAKKHNIKLGTIEDLISYRVENEKTIERINEREFKTEFATFRLISFLDSIHNEMHLALVKGEISSNTDTCVRVHMEDTFKDVLREKSNSFGVNVALKHIAKSDSGVLLLLRMQTDQSILENIDNVNGNAHDDIKTYGVGAQILSDLGVKRMRILGSPRKLYGLKGFGLEVTEYVDTNK
- the nusB gene encoding transcription antitermination factor NusB — protein: MTFKTPKQRSRERVVQALYQYLVSGGEVLQIEQQFLNQKQGKISKVFFSNLFINILKNRSLLDEIIAPTISRETDELGSVEHAILYLGTYELKFSPEVPYKVVINESLELAKLYGAEGAYKLINVSLDKLAQTLRKVELDS
- the ispH gene encoding 4-hydroxy-3-methylbut-2-enyl diphosphate reductase, coding for MKVLLANPRGFCAGVDRAIEIVERALKLHGAPVYVRHEVVHNKFVVDGLKAKGAVFVEDIAGVPNDQVVIFSAHGVSMAVRKQTQDIDATIYDATCPLVTKVHKEVTRKQKQNHQVILIGHKGHPEVEGTLGQSNEGGHVQLVETIEDVERLNLSKNTPISYTTQTTLSIDDTQYIVDYLKSKFPTIDAPKKDDICYATQNRQDGVKILMQSSDVLLVLGSSNSSNSNRLRETAEKMGIPAYLIDNADEIDELWLKGVDTIGVTAGASAPEVLVQEVIHYLRDKGVTKVIEVNGAKENIHFPVPKELR